A window of Fluoribacter dumoffii NY 23 contains these coding sequences:
- a CDS encoding VOC family protein, which yields MEKAKLVGINHVALEVGDVEQALEFYSKIFNFTLRSKTQNHAFIDLGDQFIALMKSSSSHEDKIRHFGLVVDDASQVKELAKKAGAELIGGRFLDFRDPWGNYIQIIEYADIQFTKTAEVLAGMNLHLQKNQTVLKELAEKGMAPRH from the coding sequence ATGGAAAAAGCGAAACTTGTTGGAATTAATCATGTAGCCCTTGAAGTTGGAGATGTGGAACAAGCCTTGGAATTTTATAGTAAAATTTTTAATTTTACTTTACGAAGCAAAACTCAAAATCATGCATTTATTGACTTGGGGGATCAATTTATCGCCCTGATGAAAAGTTCATCCTCACATGAAGATAAAATTCGGCATTTTGGTCTTGTAGTGGATGATGCCTCCCAGGTTAAGGAATTGGCAAAAAAGGCAGGGGCAGAACTAATCGGCGGGCGATTTTTAGATTTTCGTGATCCCTGGGGTAATTACATTCAGATAATTGAATATGCTGATATTCAATTTACCAAAACGGCTGAAGTATTAGCGGGGATGAACCTGCACTTACAAAAAAATCAGACAGTGCTTAAAGAACTTGCGGAAAAGGGTATGGCACCCCGGCATTAA